Genomic DNA from Candidatus Sphingomonas phytovorans:
CGAGCATCAGTCACCCCTATGATTCCGCGCGGCAGCAATTCACCGACGGATGGAGCCGCGATACCACGCCCCTGGTGGTATCCCCGGCGATGATCGAAACGCTGGGTGCCCTGGTGAAGGACCAGAGCGTCGATGGCTGGCGGCGGCGCTTCCCGGCCTATGCGGCGGCGGCGATGAAGGACCGGCTGATGCACAGCACCGAGGCGTGGCTGGCCGATACGCGCTTCACCCTTGCGACGCTCGACGGCGGTCGGGCGCCGGCGTTGGCGGGCAGGATCGCCCATGCGATCGACTTCTCGCGTCTTGCCTTCGGCGGCATGTCGTTCGGTGGCGGGATCGCGATGGAGGCCTGCGTTCAGGAAGCCAAGTGTCGCGGTGCGATCAGCCTCGATGGCGTGACCTATGATCCGGCGATGTTCGATCGCGCCGCCGGCCGGCCGATGTTGTGGTTGCATTCAGACTGGCCGCGCTTTCCCCTCTATCCTGACCAGCCGCGTGACCCGCGGCGGCATCCGATGGACTTTGCCTTCCGGCCATGGAGCGGGAGTGCCGCGACCGACGACTTCCGCTTCCGCGTGACGGGAGCAGGGCACCTTGCCTTTACCGACCTGATCCGCATGTTCCGCCAACGGACGCCGCCAGCGCTCTACGGAACTGTCTCCGCGGCTGAGATGGATGGCGTGATTGGCGACTTCTCGCTTGGTTTCCTCGACCGGTTCGTGAACGGCAAGGGCACGGGTTTTCCGCAGGTGCCGCAGGCGCACCATCCTCTGGTGGTCCGGCATATGCCGGACATTACGGCACTTTCGCTGCAAGAGGCGCGCGCCCGCTGAACTCGGGAGCGCGCGCCACTCTGGCTGTCGTTCAGTTGAGGAGAACGTCGAGGATCTGGTCGACACCGTGGCGGATCGGATCGCTGCACGGCAGTCCAGTCTGCGCCTCGATATCGCGAATCGCCGCGTCGATCGCGGCCGGTTCCATGCGTGAGGTGTTGACGCTGATGCCGACGACCCGCGCTTCAGGATTGGTCAACTGCGCCGCGGCCACGTTCATATCTATGCAGCGACGCAGGTCCGGCACCTTGTGATCGAAACCGAGCAGATGAGTGCGGACTGGCTCGTGACAGACGACCAGCGCATCCGGCTGGCTGCCATGGATCAGACCAAGCGTGACCCCGGCATAAGCCGGATGGAACAGGGAACCTTGCCCCTCGATCACGTCCCAGTGATCCGGTGCGGCATCGGGCGACAGCCATTCGGCGGCGCCCGAGATGAAATCGGCGACCACTGCATCGATCGCGACGCCTCGGCCGGAAATCATGATGCCAGTCTGTCCGGTCGCGCGGAAATCGGCATCGACGCTGCGGGCCCGCAACCCTGCCTCCAACGCGAGGGCTGTATATTTCTTCCCGACGGAACAATCGGTGCCGACGGTCAGCAGCCGCTTGCCCGATCGTTTGCGGCCCGAGCCGGGCGTGAAGCGCTGGTCGGGCTGGCGCAGATCTAGCACCGCGCGGCCGGTTCGATCCCGCGCCTCGGCGATCGCGGGAATGTCGTTGAGCCGCTGGTGCATCCCGGCGGCGAGGTCAAGTCCCTGTTCCAGCGCGTCGATCATGGTCGCGATCCAGTGCTGGGGAATGAATCCGCCGACATTCACCACGCCGACGATCATCGTCCGTGCACCAGCGCGCGCGGCTTCGGTCGGGGTCATTTCGGCGATGCCGAGATCGACCGTGCAGCCCGGAAGTCGGTGCTGAGCGAGGACTCGCTCGCCTCGCCACTGCTGAACGCCGGCAGCCGTCTTCGCCGCGCTGAATTCTTCCACGTCGCCCAGGAAAAGCAGATATGGTGCCTGCATCACTACCCTCGTTTCGTCGTTAGGTTCGCGAGCATTGATGACCCAGGCCGCCCCGGGTCGCTTTGCCATTCCGGGGTTGCCATTAGCCGTGACGGTTCGGCGAAAAATACGCGAACTGGCGCGCCCCGATGGCTAAACCGGGCCGCGCGGAATGGTCTCAAATCACCGTCCAACAGCCAGAGCGAGACGGATGACGGAATCGATGCCAGATATCGCGCAACAGACGCCTTCGCAGCCACGTGCGACCATGGCGTGGGAGATCGGCCGCCTTGACGCGCACGACCAGGCCGCGCTCGTCCGCCGGGGCGAACTTACGGCGCGTGAATTGAGCGAGAGTGCGATCGAACGCATCGAGGCGTTGAACGGGGCACTCAATGTCATGACCCATCGCGACTATACTGCCGGGCTGGCCCGGGCCGAGCGCGCCGCAGGGCCGATGGCGGGGGTGCCGTGGCTGCTCAAGGACGGGCTCGACTATCGCGGCATGCCGAACCGCAGCGGCAGCCGCCTGTATCGCGATGCCGGACCGGGGGACGTCGATTTCCCCTTCACCCGCGCGTTCGACGATCAGGGGCTGGTCGCGCTCGGCAAGACCAACGCCCCGGAATTCGGTTTGCTGCCTACGACTGAGCCGTTGCTCTACGGCGCGGCGCGCAACCCATGGTCGTTCGACCGCTCGCCCGGCGGATCGAGCGGGGGGGCGGCGATCGCGGTGGCGACGGGCATGGTTCCGCTGGCCCATGCGGCCGATGGTGGCGGTTCGATCCGCATCCCCGCCTCATGCTGTGGGCTTGTCGGGTTGAAGCCCGGTCGCGGCGCGACCCGCCGCGCCCGCGCGCCGCACCTGATGGAGGATCTGCTAGCCTGCGACATGCTGTTGGCGCGCAGCGTGCGCGACGTGGAATGGGCGATGGGCATCGTCGCCGCGAGCACGCTCCCGGTCGCGCCCCGCCGCGAGAAGGGGCTGCGCGTAGCCCTGGTTACGGAGAATCTGAATGGCCACCAGCCGCATCCTGACGTGCTCGCCAGCACGATGCGCAGCGCAAGGCTGTGCGAGGAGCTTGGCCACCATGTGTTCGAGGCGCGGCCGCCTTATGACGGCCCGGCGGTCATGGCGGCATTCAAGGCGATCTGGGCGTATCTCGCCCGCGATGTCCTGCAATCGGTGCGGGGCCGTTTCGGCTCCGCTGCCGATACTTCCGTCGAGCCCTGGACGCTGGGGCTGGGCGAGTGGGCAGCCGGCGCAGCGATCGATGACGTCGATCGGCTTTTCAGCGCGACGGAGGATGCACGCCGGGCGCTGGACACGGCATTCGGCGACGCCGATGTGATCCTGTCGCCGGTGCTCGGGCTTCCGGCGCTACATATCGGGGAACTGGCCCCCGATGCGGATTTCGATCACATCATGAAGCTGATGTTCGACTATGTCTCATACACCCCGCTACACAATCTGACGGGCCATCCGGCGATGTCGCTGCCGATCCGGCCGGGGCCGGATGGCGTGCCGATAGGCACCATGTTCGCGGCGCGGCGCGGCGGTGAACCGCTGCTCATTGATCTTGCCTATCAGCTCGAGCGGGCGGCGCCGTGGAAAGACCGCTGGCCCGGCCCCGGCAAAGGCTGACGGAGCAGCTCATGACCGATATGTGCCCGCCCGAGATTCTTTCCCGAAGCCTGCAGGACATGCTGACACAGCTCCATGATCCGGCATCGGCGGAGGGTCTTTCGACGCGCAAGGTGGACGGCTGGAGCCACCCTGTGCCAGGCGGCCTGGGCTTCCGCTACGAATATGACGGTAATGTCGCCAAGGGCGGGTGGGAGTTTTACGAGCTTCACAATGGCATCTGCATCGCGTTGGTAAACATGGTGGCGCGCCGTCAACTCGCGCGCAGCCATCGCTGCGACGACTATCTTGCTCTCTCGGCGGTGCTTAACGGCAATGTCCGGCTGGCCGATGCCGCAGGCACTGACGGCGAACTCGCCGATGGTTATTGCACCGTCTACGGCACCGGCGGGGAGCGCAGCTTCGATACGCTCTACGAGGCTGGCGATCACCTGCGCTGGGTGACCCTGTATTTCGAGCGGCGGCGCTTCTTCGATCTGACCGGGCTTGCGGAAAGCGACATCCCGGCGGACCTCGGCCACTATATCCGTGAGGGCGGCGATTACCCGGTTCGCAACGTGCCCTTGTCGGAACTGGCTTCGCTGACCGCGCATCAGCTCATCTCGCCGCCGTTCGCGCGGGCCTTTCGGGGCGCGTTCATGTCAGCCAAGGCGCTCGAGCTTGCCTGTCACATCCTGTTCGGGCTGGCCCAGCCGGACAGTGAGCAGTTCGGCGGCCGGTTCGAGGCGGAGGACCATCGGCGGCTCAAACGCGCGATGCAGATGATCCGCGGCAATATCGATCAGCAGATCAGCGTCCATGAAATCGCCGAGGCTGTCGGGATGACGCGCCATCGCCTGCAGATCGGCTTTCGCATGATCTATGGCGAGACGGTGGGGCGCATCCGCGACAAGCTGCGCATGGAACTGGCACTGGACCTGATCCGCGATTCCAAGATGTCCATGATGGAGATCGCCCTGGAAACCGGATACGAACATGCCGCAAGCTTCACCCGTGCCTTCAAGGCGGCGTTCGGGGTGTCGCCGATCCAGATGCGCAAGGTCGCGAACGACGAACTGCGCGTCCGACACCTTGCGTCCAGTCTCAAGCGCAGCAGCAAATCGGTGAGCGGCGAGGGCGACGATGACGCGTAAGGCGCGCGGTGGGACGACGCCACGCGGCGTGATCGTGCTGCTGCTGAGCGCAATCTATGCGGTCAATTATATCGACCGGCAGATTCTCGCCATCATCCTTGAGCATATCAAGCATGAGTTCGGGGTTTCCGACACCATGCTGGGTCTCCTGGTCGGGCCGGCGTTCGCCCTGTTCTACGCGACGCTCGGGATGCCGATCGCGCTCGCTGCCGACCGGATGAGCCGATCGCGGATCATCATCGCCTCGCTCGCCTGCTTCAGCGTGATGACGCTGGCGTGCGGACTGGTCGCACGGTTCTGGCAACTCGCCATTGCACGGATGCTGACGGGCGTGGGCGAGGCGGGTACTGGCCCGGCATCGCAATCGATCATCTCCGATCTCTATCCCCCGTCCGAGCGGGCGACCGCGCAGGCGATCTACGCCACCGGCGTCAATATCGGCTTGATGATCGCCTTTTTCGCGGGCGGCTGGATTGCGGACAATTACGGTTGGCGCGCGGCATTCGTCGCAGCGGGGCTGCCGGGCCTGTTGCTGACCTTGCTGTCGATGGCGATCCTGCGCGATCCGCCGCGCCCTGCCGTCGCGCCGGCGAGTGCGTCCGCACCTTCGGCCGTGCGGCTCAGCTTCCTGTGGCGGCAGCGATCCTATCGCTACATCGTGCTCGGTACCGCGATGAGCGCCTTTTCCGGCTATGGCATCACTGCTTTCGTTCCCGCCTTTCTCATCCGCTCGCATGGCATGGGGGCGACCGAGGTGGGGCTGATTTTCGCGCTGATCGTCGGGCTCGGCGGCGGGCTCGGTACCTATGTCACCGGCCGCTTCGCTGATCTTGCCGCGAAGCGCGGCGGCATCCAGCGCAACCTGCTGGTGCCGGCTATCGCCGCCGTTTTTTCCACGCCGTTCTGGGTGCCGTTCTTCCTGTCCGGCAATGTCGTGGTCGCGGTCGCGGCGGCAGTGATCCCGATCTCGCTGAGCGCCTCGTTCATTGGTCCGTGCATCGCGACGATCCAGACGATCACGCCCCCCGCGATGCGCGCGCGGGCCGCAGCAATCCAGTTGTTCGTGGGCAATCTGATCGGGCTCGGCCTCGGACCCCTGGTGATCGGGATGCTGAGCGATCTGATGCGGCCGCTGCTGGGTGCTGATTCGCTGCGCTACGCGATGTTCGCCGGGGTGGCGGCGGCGTTCGCCTCGATCCCCTTCTACCTGATCGCAGCACGCCATGTGCCGGAGGATCTGGCCCGACTGAACCGGATGGGCTGATCCGGGCATCTGTCGTCACCTGCTTCTCGTGCGGGGCGAGGGGAGGGCCTAACCCTCGCGCCTGAGCAGCCGTCCCGCGCACGCGCCGGTTGCCCCGTCCGCCTCGCGATAGGCGAGCCGCCCGTTGACCCATGTGGCGACGACGCCCTCCGACAAACGGGTCGGCGCCGCAAAGTCCGCCCGATCGACGATGCGCCCGGCGTCGAACAGCGTGAGATCGGCATAGGCTCCCTCCGTCAGCGTACCGCGATTAGCGATTCCGAAGGTGCGGGCGGTCAGCCCGGTCATCTTGTGGACGGCGGTCTCGATTGGAAACAGCCCGATATCGCGGGCATAGTGGCCGAGCACGCGCGGGAAGGTGCCCCATAAGCGCGGGTGCGGCCGTTCATCGTGCGGCAGGCCATCGCTGCCGATCATCGTCAGCCGGTGCGCCATGATGCGTCGCACCTCGCTTTCGTCCATCGAGAAATAAACCGCACCCGCCGGCACCAGTCGCGCCGCCGCCTCCTTGAGCGGAACCCGCCATTCGGTGGCGATCGCGGCGAGCGACTGCCCGGCGCGGTCCGGATGCGGCACAGACCAGCTCACCACCGTCTCGATATCGGGGCGGACCCATTCGGGCCGCAGCACGGTGCTGGATGCGGAATAGGGGTAGACGTCCAGGGCGATCGGATGATGCTCGGTGCAGGCGTCGATCATCGCAAGCGTCGCATGCGACTTGCCGAAATTCTCCGGAGCGGTGCATTTGTGGTGACTGATGACGATGGGCAGGCCGCCTCCCACGCCAATGTCGATCGCTTCGGCGACCGCTGCCTCCACCGCATCGCCCTCGTCGCGCAAATGAGTGACGTAGAGACCGCCGCGCGCCGCCGCGCATCTGGCCAGCGCAAGCAGTTCGGCCATTTCAGCGCCGCCGCCGGGAGCATACCACAGGCCTGTCGACAGACCCGCGCCGCCTTGGTCCAGCGCCTCGGCAAGCCGGGCCTCCATCCGGACGATCTCGCCGGCGGTCGCTGCGCGCCCGGTATCGCCGCCCATCGCCTCGATCCGCAAAGGCATGTGCCCAATCAGCGCCAGCGCATTCACCGCCGGCGGGGCTGCCGCGAGCTGCGCTGCGTAAGCGGCGAAGCTCGGGAAACGCCACCATCTCTCGTCGCCCAGCAGATCGAGCGGGGCAGGGGGGCGGTGATCGAAGGCGACCGGCGACAGGCTGATCCCGCAATTGCCGATCACCACCGTCGTGACGCCCTGGGATAGCTTGCACAGCATCGTTTCAGCGCCGCCGAGGATCAGGCGATCGTCATGGGTGTGGGCATCGATGAAGCCCGGCGTGAGGGTCAGCCCTGCCGCGTCGATCTCTTGCCGCGCCGAGCCGATGCGTCCGCCGACCGATACGATCCTGTCCGCTTCGATCGCGACATCGGCGACGATGCCCGGCGCGCCGGTGCCGTCGATCACCAGGGCATCGCGGATAGCGAGGTCGATCATCTGTCCTCTCCCAGCCGCTCGGCGTTTGCCGCTTTCATCCAGTGGATCAGGGCATCATCTTCCAGATGCTCGAGAGTCTCGCGCACCACTGGCGGGGACTCGTCCTGTGCCAGCTTGAATCGTGCATCGATCTTGGCGATCGTCGCGGTGAACCCGATGACCCGGTCGCGCAGTGCGGCATAACGGCGCGCGATCTCCGCCACACGCCACCGCCTCGGCCGCCCCTGCTCCATGCGATGGACCAGCAGGTTGATCGCGCGGTCGGTCATGTCCTCGCGGATCGCGATATCGGCGGTGAGCGTCGCGTTGATGTAAGCCCAGGTCGGCGCGGAATCGCGGTCCGCGTACCAGCTTGGCGAGATATAGGCGTTCGGCCCCTGGAACAGAATCGCGGCGCGGGGCCGATCGCGGAGGCGGGGCACCAGCGGGTTGCTACGCGCCATATGGCCGAGGAGGAGCATCGCGCCGTCTTCCTGCGGAAGGGGAAGCAACGGGAGCTGGCTGCTCACCACCTCGCCGGCCGGATCGATACTCACCAGCCACGCCAGCGGGTAGGCGTTCACCAGCGCGGCGATATCGTCCGCAGAGCGCGGTGCGAAGGGCGAATTCACTCGATGTGTCTCCAAACGTACGGGTCGGTCTGCACGCAGCCACATCGCGTGGGGCGCTGCTTTGCAATCCGACTGGCGAATTCGCGAAACCGCGCGCCGGACTGCAAAGTCCCGCCGCACCGCGCGGCTATTCGGGTGCTCAGGAGGACACGGGATGAAAGTGCATGCGCAAACCGAGCGATGGGAGATGGCGGAGCCGTTCCGCATCTCGGGCGAGACGTTCACTCATGCCGAGATCGCGGTGGTGACGATTGAGGATCGCGGCGTCATCGGCCGCGGTGAGGCCTGCGGCGTTTATTATCGAGGCGACACGTCGGCGCGCATCGTCGAGCAGGTGGCGATGCTTGCCCCCGCGTTGGCGGGCGGCGTGGATCGCGCCGAGCTTCAGCGCCTGTTGCCGGCTGGCGGTGCGCGTAACGCGCTCGACGCTGCGCTGTGGGAGGTTGAGGCAGGCCATGCCGGTAGGCCTGTGTGGCAGCTTGCGGGGCTGGCGATGGCGCGCCCGATTCCGACGGTGTTCACGATCGGCATCGGCACGCCGGCCGAGATGGCGCGCAAGGCGGCGGGCATGTCCCACGCTCGGTCGATCAAGCTGAAGCTCGAAGGCGGCGGCGAGGATGGTGATCGGGTGAGGGCCGTGCGCGCGGCGCGGCCCGATGCGGATATTTTTGTCGACGGCAATCGCGGTTTCGATCCGGACCGGCTCGACGCGATCATGCCGATCTTCCGGCAAGCCGGTATCGGGCTGATCGAACAGCCATTCGAGATCGGGCGCGATGCCGACCTTCGTCACGTCGATCGCACGATATCGATCGCCGCAGACGAAAGCGTTCAGGATATCGGTGATCTGGAGGGGCTGATCGGCCTGGCCGACTTCATCAACATCAAACTCGATAAATGTGGCGGCCTGACTCATGCGCTGGAAATGGAGCGGGCAGCGCGCGCCATGGGATTTGGTGTGATGGTCGGCAACATGACCGGGACGAGCTGGTCTCAGGCGCCTGCGTTCGTTCTCGGCCAGCGTTGTGACCTGTGCGATCTCGATGGACCTACTTTTCTAGCCCGTGATCGTGAACCGGG
This window encodes:
- a CDS encoding DUF1611 domain-containing protein, whose amino-acid sequence is MQAPYLLFLGDVEEFSAAKTAAGVQQWRGERVLAQHRLPGCTVDLGIAEMTPTEAARAGARTMIVGVVNVGGFIPQHWIATMIDALEQGLDLAAGMHQRLNDIPAIAEARDRTGRAVLDLRQPDQRFTPGSGRKRSGKRLLTVGTDCSVGKKYTALALEAGLRARSVDADFRATGQTGIMISGRGVAIDAVVADFISGAAEWLSPDAAPDHWDVIEGQGSLFHPAYAGVTLGLIHGSQPDALVVCHEPVRTHLLGFDHKVPDLRRCIDMNVAAAQLTNPEARVVGISVNTSRMEPAAIDAAIRDIEAQTGLPCSDPIRHGVDQILDVLLN
- a CDS encoding amidase family protein, yielding MAWEIGRLDAHDQAALVRRGELTARELSESAIERIEALNGALNVMTHRDYTAGLARAERAAGPMAGVPWLLKDGLDYRGMPNRSGSRLYRDAGPGDVDFPFTRAFDDQGLVALGKTNAPEFGLLPTTEPLLYGAARNPWSFDRSPGGSSGGAAIAVATGMVPLAHAADGGGSIRIPASCCGLVGLKPGRGATRRARAPHLMEDLLACDMLLARSVRDVEWAMGIVAASTLPVAPRREKGLRVALVTENLNGHQPHPDVLASTMRSARLCEELGHHVFEARPPYDGPAVMAAFKAIWAYLARDVLQSVRGRFGSAADTSVEPWTLGLGEWAAGAAIDDVDRLFSATEDARRALDTAFGDADVILSPVLGLPALHIGELAPDADFDHIMKLMFDYVSYTPLHNLTGHPAMSLPIRPGPDGVPIGTMFAARRGGEPLLIDLAYQLERAAPWKDRWPGPGKG
- a CDS encoding AraC family transcriptional regulator, whose amino-acid sequence is MTDMCPPEILSRSLQDMLTQLHDPASAEGLSTRKVDGWSHPVPGGLGFRYEYDGNVAKGGWEFYELHNGICIALVNMVARRQLARSHRCDDYLALSAVLNGNVRLADAAGTDGELADGYCTVYGTGGERSFDTLYEAGDHLRWVTLYFERRRFFDLTGLAESDIPADLGHYIREGGDYPVRNVPLSELASLTAHQLISPPFARAFRGAFMSAKALELACHILFGLAQPDSEQFGGRFEAEDHRRLKRAMQMIRGNIDQQISVHEIAEAVGMTRHRLQIGFRMIYGETVGRIRDKLRMELALDLIRDSKMSMMEIALETGYEHAASFTRAFKAAFGVSPIQMRKVANDELRVRHLASSLKRSSKSVSGEGDDDA
- a CDS encoding MFS transporter translates to MTRKARGGTTPRGVIVLLLSAIYAVNYIDRQILAIILEHIKHEFGVSDTMLGLLVGPAFALFYATLGMPIALAADRMSRSRIIIASLACFSVMTLACGLVARFWQLAIARMLTGVGEAGTGPASQSIISDLYPPSERATAQAIYATGVNIGLMIAFFAGGWIADNYGWRAAFVAAGLPGLLLTLLSMAILRDPPRPAVAPASASAPSAVRLSFLWRQRSYRYIVLGTAMSAFSGYGITAFVPAFLIRSHGMGATEVGLIFALIVGLGGGLGTYVTGRFADLAAKRGGIQRNLLVPAIAAVFSTPFWVPFFLSGNVVVAVAAAVIPISLSASFIGPCIATIQTITPPAMRARAAAIQLFVGNLIGLGLGPLVIGMLSDLMRPLLGADSLRYAMFAGVAAAFASIPFYLIAARHVPEDLARLNRMG
- a CDS encoding D-aminoacylase gives rise to the protein MIDLAIRDALVIDGTGAPGIVADVAIEADRIVSVGGRIGSARQEIDAAGLTLTPGFIDAHTHDDRLILGGAETMLCKLSQGVTTVVIGNCGISLSPVAFDHRPPAPLDLLGDERWWRFPSFAAYAAQLAAAPPAVNALALIGHMPLRIEAMGGDTGRAATAGEIVRMEARLAEALDQGGAGLSTGLWYAPGGGAEMAELLALARCAAARGGLYVTHLRDEGDAVEAAVAEAIDIGVGGGLPIVISHHKCTAPENFGKSHATLAMIDACTEHHPIALDVYPYSASSTVLRPEWVRPDIETVVSWSVPHPDRAGQSLAAIATEWRVPLKEAAARLVPAGAVYFSMDESEVRRIMAHRLTMIGSDGLPHDERPHPRLWGTFPRVLGHYARDIGLFPIETAVHKMTGLTARTFGIANRGTLTEGAYADLTLFDAGRIVDRADFAAPTRLSEGVVATWVNGRLAYREADGATGACAGRLLRREG
- a CDS encoding FMN-binding negative transcriptional regulator — protein: MNSPFAPRSADDIAALVNAYPLAWLVSIDPAGEVVSSQLPLLPLPQEDGAMLLLGHMARSNPLVPRLRDRPRAAILFQGPNAYISPSWYADRDSAPTWAYINATLTADIAIREDMTDRAINLLVHRMEQGRPRRWRVAEIARRYAALRDRVIGFTATIAKIDARFKLAQDESPPVVRETLEHLEDDALIHWMKAANAERLGEDR
- a CDS encoding dipeptide epimerase → MKVHAQTERWEMAEPFRISGETFTHAEIAVVTIEDRGVIGRGEACGVYYRGDTSARIVEQVAMLAPALAGGVDRAELQRLLPAGGARNALDAALWEVEAGHAGRPVWQLAGLAMARPIPTVFTIGIGTPAEMARKAAGMSHARSIKLKLEGGGEDGDRVRAVRAARPDADIFVDGNRGFDPDRLDAIMPIFRQAGIGLIEQPFEIGRDADLRHVDRTISIAADESVQDIGDLEGLIGLADFINIKLDKCGGLTHALEMERAARAMGFGVMVGNMTGTSWSQAPAFVLGQRCDLCDLDGPTFLARDREPGVRYDNGLIYCPDEIWGGGKRS